Within the Bradyrhizobium cosmicum genome, the region CAATCCCGTGCCCATGATCGTCTGCGCGCTGGACGACGAGCGCATCCTCGGCGTCAACGACGCCGCGGTCGCCCATTACGGCTATAGCCGCGCCGAGTTCGAGCGGCTGAAGATCCGCTCCCTGCAGGCCTTCGACAGCGAGCCGCCCTGGACCGCCGATCGGTCCAGCGACGAGCAGGCGGCGCGCACCTGGAAGCACGTCAAGGCCGACGGCGCGCTGATCGATCTTGCGATCTACTCGCGCGAGTTGACCTATGCCGAGCGGCCCGCGGTGCTGCTCGCGCTGATGGACATCACCGAGCGCAAGCGCGCCGAGGCGCGGCTCGCCTTCATGGCCCAGCATGACGGGCTCACCGGACTGCCCAACCGCAATCTGCTGCGCCAGCAGGTCGACGAGATGCTGCAGCATATGCGGCGCAGCTCGGACAAGGTCGCGCTGCTGATGCTGGGACTGGACAATTTCAGGGCGGTCAACGACACGCTGGGACATGCGGTCGGCGACAAGCTCCTGCGCGGCGTCGCCAAGCGGCTGCGCTCGACCTTGCGCGAGGACGACGCGCTGGCGCGGCTCAACTCGGACGAGTTCGCCATCGTTCAAAGCGGCCTCACGCGGCCCGAAGACGCGGTGATACTCGCCAAACGCCTGCTGGATGCCATCGCCGATCCCTATCTGCTCGACGGCCATTCGGTGGTGATCGGCGCCTCCATCGGCATCGCGATGGCGCCCGGCGACGGCGATGAGTCCGAAAAGCTGCTCAAGAGCGCCGACATGGCGCTGTCGCGCGCCAAGGCCGATGCGCGCGGCACCTTCGCCTTCTTCGAGGCCGCGCTCGATGCAAAGGCGCAGAGCCGCCGCAAGATCGAGGTCGAGCTGCGCGACGCCATCCAGAACGACGTGCTGCGGCCGTATTACCAGCCGCTGATCGATCTTACGAGCGGACGCATCACCGGCTTCGAGGCGCTGGTGCGCTGGCCGCATGCCGAGCGCGGCATGGTGTCGCCGGCCGAATTCATTCCGGTGGCCGAGGAAACCGGCCTGATCAATCCGCTCGGCGGGTTGATGCTGCGCCGTGCCTGCCTCGACGCCGCGACCTGGCCGGACGACGTCCGCGTCGCCGTCAATCTGTCCCCGCTGCAGTTCCGCAGCGGCAATCTGCTCTCGGTGGTGACCGACGCGCTGAAGCATTCCGGCCTGCCGCCGCGGCGGTTGGAGCTCGAGATCACCGAGACGCTGCTGCTGGAGAAGAGCGCCCAGGTGCTGGCGACGCTGCATGCGCTGCGCGCGCTCGGCGTGCGCATCTCGATGGACGATTTCGGCACCGGCTATTCCAGCCTCAGCTATCTCAGAAGCTTCCCGTTCGACAAGATCAAGATCGACCAGTCCTTCGTGCGCGATCTCGGCGCCAACCGCGAGGCCCAGGCGATCATCCGCTCGATCGTCAGCCTCGGCAAAGGCTTGGGCGTCACCATCACCGCCGAAGGCGTCGAGACCGAGGCCGAGCTGAGCTGCCTGCGAGCCGAAGGCTGCGACGAGGGCCAGGGCTTCCTGTTCAGCAAGGCTCGCCCCAACGCCGAGATCATCAGCCTGCTGAAGGCGCAGCGCGGCATCGACGGCGACGAGGACCACGCTGCGATGGTGGCTTGAGACTACGAGCTGTCGCGATCCGAAAAGGTCGTCATGCCCGGGCTTGTCCCGGGCATCCACGTTCTTCGTACCGTGAAGCAAGACGTGGATGGCCGGGACAAGCCCGGCCATGACGAGGGGAGATTGGCGGTGCGCCCCTGCCGCAAGCGGGAGAGGTTTAAGCGAGCCCGCGGCCCGGCGGTCCTAACCCCAGCCGAAACCTTAAGCCGCCCGAAGCCCCGCCAGGAATGTGTCCACGCTCGTCTTCAGCGCCGATGCATGCTGCCCGAGCTCGCCCGAGGCCGCCATCACATTGCCGGCCAGCGCGCGCGATTGATCCGCGGCCTGGCTTGCGCCGGCGACATTGGCGGAGACGTCGGTGGTGCCCGCGGAGGCCTGCTGCACGCTGCGGGCGATCTCCCGCGTCGCCGAGCCCTGCTCTTCGACGGCGGCGGCAATCGTCGTGGTGATGCCGCTGATCTCGCGGATGGTGCCGCTGATGCTTGAGATGGCAGTGACGCAATTGCCGGTCGCCGCCTGGATCGCCGAGACCTGGCTTGCGATCTCGTCGGTCGCCTTCGCGGTCTGGCTGGCCAGCTCCTTCACCTCGGATGCGACGACGGCAAAGCCGCGGCCGGCCTCGCCTGCGCGCGCCGCCTCGATCGTGGCGTTGAGGGCCAGCAGATTGGTCTGGCTCGCGATCTCGCTGATCAGCCGCAGCACGTCGCCGATGCGCTCGGCGGCGCCGGCAAGGCTCGTGACCATCTCGGTGGTCTCGGCCGCCTTGACCACCGCGCCGCTGGCGACCTGGCTTGAATGGGTGACCTGACGGCCGATCTCGCTCACCGACGAGGCCAGTTCCTCGGTCGCCGCGGCAACCGCATTCACGCTGGTCGAGGCTTCCTCGGACGCCGTCGCCGCGGCGGATGCGCGCTGCGAGGTGCCGTTGACGCTTGCAGTGATCTCGCCGGCGACGCTCTGCATACCTTCGGTGGCCCTGGCGACCGCCGCGACCACGCCCTTGACGTCGGCCTCGAAGCGGTCGGCCAT harbors:
- a CDS encoding EAL domain-containing protein, which produces MLARAGRQPRKPRFARAPHRPVEDDALVQSRAEAEAAIAEARKSHERLRQAVDLLPQGIVILDPEGRYVLWNKQYAEIYSKTADLFKEGARLEDTLRVGVARGDYPEAAGHEEEWIAQRLKKLYEPGKRHEQTLSDGRVILIEERRTDDGGVVGLRVDITELKQREASFRLLFDGNPVPMIVCALDDERILGVNDAAVAHYGYSRAEFERLKIRSLQAFDSEPPWTADRSSDEQAARTWKHVKADGALIDLAIYSRELTYAERPAVLLALMDITERKRAEARLAFMAQHDGLTGLPNRNLLRQQVDEMLQHMRRSSDKVALLMLGLDNFRAVNDTLGHAVGDKLLRGVAKRLRSTLREDDALARLNSDEFAIVQSGLTRPEDAVILAKRLLDAIADPYLLDGHSVVIGASIGIAMAPGDGDESEKLLKSADMALSRAKADARGTFAFFEAALDAKAQSRRKIEVELRDAIQNDVLRPYYQPLIDLTSGRITGFEALVRWPHAERGMVSPAEFIPVAEETGLINPLGGLMLRRACLDAATWPDDVRVAVNLSPLQFRSGNLLSVVTDALKHSGLPPRRLELEITETLLLEKSAQVLATLHALRALGVRISMDDFGTGYSSLSYLRSFPFDKIKIDQSFVRDLGANREAQAIIRSIVSLGKGLGVTITAEGVETEAELSCLRAEGCDEGQGFLFSKARPNAEIISLLKAQRGIDGDEDHAAMVA